A window of Citrus sinensis cultivar Valencia sweet orange chromosome 7, DVS_A1.0, whole genome shotgun sequence contains these coding sequences:
- the LOC127903758 gene encoding uncharacterized protein LOC127903758 produces the protein MNSENPFTVIAPPVFDGTNYQAWAVRMEAYLDANDPWEAIEQIYEVPPLLDNPTLAQIRNQKDMKQGKSKAKATLFTAVSSTNFSRIMTLKTAKEIWDFLKQEYEGNERVKGMQVLNLILEFEMQKMKESETIQEYSDRLFEIANKVRLLGTDFSDSRVVQKS, from the coding sequence ATGAATTCAGAAAATCCATTCACTGTAATTGCACCTCCAGTGTTTGATGGAACAAATTATCAAGCGTGGGCTGTTAGAATGGAAGCTTATCTTGATGCGAATGATCCGTGGGAAGCTATTGAACAAATATATGAAGTTCCACCCTTGCTAGACAATCCAACTCTTGCACAAATCAGAAATCAAAAAGATATGAAGCAAggaaaatcaaaagcaaaagcaaccTTGTTTACAGCAGTCTCATCCACCAATTTTTCCAGAATAATGACGCTGAAAACAGCCAAGgaaatttgggattttttgAAGCAAGAATACGAAGGAAATGAAAGGGTTAAAGGGATGCAAGTGCTGAATTTGATCCTAGAATTTGAGATGCAAAAGATGAAAGAATCAGaaacaattcaagaatatTCTGACAGACTTTTTGAGATTGCCAACAAGGTAAGGCTCCTTGGTACTGATTTTTCCGACTCTAGAGTTGTTCAAAAATCCTAG
- the LOC102616619 gene encoding protein CHUP1, chloroplastic yields MMKLGERKDMKPLLVKFGVAFVFSLAGIFVVRLRKKGSKPSLPPPSSGFSDHGSEFELGVRAQHEDEVPNLKSVPSSCSVVSVASQRYEESYMEKVVVDNSMVGLSPSSRHSRDNNSYLLPEFNELVKEIDFGGPNVGYHPKKVIVTPKSDVENPRPCRGSEKDDCEQEVKNLKNMVQMLQDREKNLEVELLEYYGLKEQETIVMELQNRLKLNNMEGRLLNLKIESLQADNRRLEAQVADHAKTVSELEAAKTKIKLLKKKLRTEAEQNREQILAVQERVTKLQEQAHKAAAIDPDTQSRLQRLKVLEAEAEDLRKSNMKLQLENSQLARRLESTQMLEISVLEDGEREALNEMSQRLREENTSLSKEVEKLHADKCAGVEELVYLKWINACLRYELRNYQPPAGKTVARDLSKTLSPNSEEKAKQLILEYAHTEGHGNIMNIDSDHWLTSQASCITDSKNHHDDSSADKSFSTKISSSNKTKFFHKLRKLVRGKDVSPLKRSSSVDKIGSFEDGDSPWYSSGTSTVMNPVSPRSSYRHSLDIQRLRSVNEDEIRNVKSRRSNSDLVSSDAYKRFSLSRESSIDFGKQPDQDANLLKFAQVLKSTHGEKKGRLRTNSSSFTFG; encoded by the exons ATGATGAAGCTGGGAGAGAGGAAAGACATGAAACCTCTTCTTGTGAAATTTGGGGTggcttttgttttctctttagCAGGGATTTTTGTTGTGCGCCTTAGAAAAAAAGGAAGTAAACCTTCCTTGCCTCCTCCATCATCGGGTTTTTCAG atcATGGAAGTGAATTTGAATTAGGAGTAAGGGCCCAACATGAAGACGAAGTCCCCAACTTAAAGTCAGTGCCTAGTTCCTGCAGTGTTGTTTCAGTTGCTAGCCAAAGATAT GAAGAGTCTTATATGGAGAAGGTGGTAGTTGACAATTCCATGGTTGGTCTTTCACCTAGTAGTAGACATAGTAGAGATAATAACAGTTACCTCCTGCCAGAGTTCAATGAACTAGTGAAGGAAATAGACTTTGGTGGCCCCAATGTTGGTTATCATCCAAAGAAAGTCATTGTGACACCTAAGTCAGATGTCGAAAATCCCCGACCATGCAGAGGTTCAGAGAAGGATGATTGTGAGCAAGAAGTCAAGAACCTGAAAAACATGGTTCAAATGCTTCAGGACCGGGAGAAGAATCTTGAGGTCGAGTTACTTGAATATTATGGCCTCAAAGAGCAAGAAACCATTGTGATGGAGCTCCAAAACCGATTAAAGCTAAACAATATGGAGGGTAGACTTCTTAATCTCAAGATTGAATCTTTACAGGCAGATAATCGCAGACTAGAAGCACAGGTGGCTGATCATGCAAAAACTGTTAGTGAGCTTGAAgctgcaaaaacaaaaattaaactgCTCAAGAAGAAATTGAGGACTGAAGCTGAGCAGAACAGGGAACAAATCTTAGCCGTTCAGGAAAGGGTCACTAAGTTGCAAGAACAAGCACACAAAGCTGCTGCAATAGATCCAGATACGCAATCAAGATTGCAAAGGCTAAAGGTTTTAGAGGCTGAAGCGGAAGATTTGAGGAAGTCTAACATGAAATTGCAACTGGAAAATTCGCAATTGGCTCGGAGGTTGGAGTCCACCCAAATGCTTGAAATTTCTGTGTTGGAAGATGGAGAG AGAGAAGCTCTGAACGAAATGAGCCAACGTTTGAGGGAAGAAAACACAAGTCTGTCTAAGGAAGTTGAGAAACTACATGCAGATAAATGTGCTGGTGTTGAGGAGTTGGTTTATCTGAAGTGGATAAATGCTTGCTTACGGTATGAGCTGCGGAATTATCAGCCCCCAGCCGGTAAGACAGTTGCAAGAGACCTTAGCAAAACTTTGAGTCCCAATTCCGAAGAGAAAGCCAAGCAGTTAATACTTGAATATGCACATACTGAAGGGCATGGAAACATTATGAATATCGACTCTGACCACTGGTTGACCTCTCAAGCATCGTGTATCACAGACTCTAAAAATCACCATGATGACTCTTCTGCTGATAAATCATTTTCTACCAAGATCAGTTCTTCAAACAAAACCAAATTCTTCCATAAGTTAAGGAAACTTGTACGAGGGAAAGATGTTAGTCCTCTTAAACGTAGTTCATCTGTGGATAAAATAGGGTCCTTTGAAGATGGCGATTCACCGTGGTACAGTTCGGGTACTTCGACGGTAATGAATCCAGTTTCGCCTCGGAGTTCATATAGACATTCTCTAGATATCCAAAGATTGAGAAGTGTAAATGAGGATGAAATTAGGAATGTGAAAAGTCGTCGGAGTAATAGTGATTTGGTATCTTCTGATGCATACAAGAGGTTTTCTTTGAGTAGAGAAAGTTCTATTGATTTTGGAAAGCAACCTGATCAGGATGCTAATCTGTTGAAATTTGCTCAAGTTTTGAAGAGTACCCATGGCGAAAAAAAGGGCAGATTACGAACGAATTCGTCTTCATTTACATTTGGCTGA
- the LOC102617126 gene encoding GDSL esterase/lipase APG-like — protein sequence MDLCSRKTVVFLVLAFAFASKGYAQDAAPLVPAIISFGDSSVDVGNNNHLLTYFKANYPPYGRDFINHQPTGRFCDGKLVTDFTADTLGFKTYAPAYLSPQATRKNLLIGANFASAGSGYDGNTSIINHAISLTHQLQYYREYQSKLAKLAGRKQSASIIKDAIYIVGAGSGDFLQNYYAKPSLNKVYTPEQYSSMLVKSFSSFIKNLYGLGARKFGVTSLPPLGCFPAARILFGNHGRGCVSRINIAAQQFNKKVNSSASNLQKQLPGLKIVIFDIFKPLFELVQSPSKFGFVEATRSCCGTGTTKRTVFLCNQKSARTCPNASQYVFWDSVHPSEAANKVIADEMIVQGFALI from the exons ATGGATCTATGTAGCAGGAAAACAGTTGTGTTTTTGGTGCTGGCATTTGCGTTTGCAAGCAAAGGGTATGCACAAGATGCAGCGCCTCTTGTTCCTGCAATCATAAGTTTTGGTGATTCTTCAGTAGATGTTGGCAACAACAATCATCTTCTCACCTATTTCAAGGCCAATTACCCTCCTTATGGAAGAGATTTTATCAATCATCAACCTACTGGAAGATTTTGCGATGGGAAATTAGTCACTGACTTCACTG CTGATACCCTAGGCTTTAAGACTTATGCGCCTGCATATCTTAGCCCACAAGCTACAAGGAAAAACCTCCTTATTGGAGCCAACTTTGCTTCAGCTGGATCTGGTTATGATGGCAATACATCCATCATAAAC CATGCAATTTCATTGACTCACCAATTGCAGTACTATAGAGAGTACCAGAGTAAGCTAGCAAAGTTAGCGGGTCGCAAACAATCGGCTTCCATAATCAAGGATGCAATATACATAGTGGGTGCTGGGAGTGGTGACTTTCTTCAGAATTACTATGCCAAACCATCGCTTAACAAAGTCTATACTCCTGAACAGTATAGCTCAATGCTTGTCAAATCTTTCTCAAGTTTTATCAAG AATTTGTATGGATTGGGAGCAAGGAAATTTGGAGTCACTTCATTGCCACCGCTGGGTTGCTTTCCCGCAGCAAGAATTTTATTCGGTAATCATGGAAGGGGCTGTGTCTCTAGAATCAATATTGCTGCTCAACAATTTAATAAGAAGGTCAACTCTTCAGCATCAAATCTCCAAAAGCAACTTCCTGGTCTGAAAATTGTGATTTTCGACATTTTCAAGCCACTCTTTGAACTTGTCCAGTCCCCTTCAAAATTTG GCTTCGTGGAAGCAACAAGAAGTTGCTGTGGAACAGGAACTACAAAGAGAACTGTATTTCTGTGCAATCAAAAGTCAGCTAGAACATGCCCCAATGCCTCCCAGTATGTGTTCTGGGACAGTGTTCATCCTTCTGAGGCTGCTAATAAGGTTATTGCCGACGAAATGATTGTTCAAGGATTTGCCCTTATCTGA
- the LOC102617518 gene encoding GDSL esterase/lipase APG-like, which translates to MKVDMCCGKTVLFVVLAFALALASKGYAQDAAPLVPAIITFGDSAVDVGNNNYLATLFKANYPPYGRDFINHQPTGRFCNGKLATDFTADTLGFKTYAPAYLSPQATGKNLLIGANFASAGSGYDDRTSYLNHAISLTQQLQYYREYQSKLAKVAGSKQSASIIKDAIYIVGSGSGDFLQNYYVNPLLNKVYTPEQYSSMLVNIFSSFIKNMYGLGARKFGVTSLPPLGCLPAARTLFGYHESGCVSRINTDAQQFNKKVSSAATNLQKQLPDLKIVIFDIFKPIYDLVQSPSKSGFVEATRGCCGTGTVETTVFLCNPKSPGTCSNASQYVFWDSVHPSQAANQVIADELIVQGFALL; encoded by the exons ATGAAAGTGGATATGTGTTGCGGGAAAACAGTTCTGTTTGTGGTGCTTGCATTTGCACTTGCACTTGCAAGCAAAGGGTATGCACAAGATGCAGCACCACTTGTTCCTGCAATCATAACATTTGGTGATTCTGCTGTAGATGTTGGAAACAACAACTATCTTGCCACCCTTTTCAAGGCTAATTACCCTCCTTATGGAAGGGACTTTATCAATCATCAACCTACTGGAAGATTTTGCAATGGGAAATTAGCCACTGACTTCACTG CTGATACCCTAGGCTTTAAGACTTATGCGCCAGCATATCTCAGCCCACAGGCTACAGGGAAAAACCTCCTTATTGGAGCCAACTTTGCTTCAGCGGGATCTGGTTATGATGACAGGACATCCTACTTAAAT CATGCAATTTCATTGACTCAGCAGTTGCAGTACTATAGAGAGTACCAGAGTAAGCTAGCAAAGGTAGCCGGTAGCAAACAATCAGCTTCCATAATCAAGGATGCGATATACATAGTGGGTTCTGGGAGTGGTGACTTTCTTCAGAATTACTATGTCAATCCTTTACTTAACAAAGTCTACACTCCTGAGCAGTATAGCTCAATGCTTGTCAATATTTTCTCAAGTTTTATTAAG AACATGTATGGATTGGGGGCAAGAAAATTTGGAGTGACTTCACTGCCACCATTGGGTTGCCTTCCAGCAGCAAGAACTTTATTTGGATATCACGAGAGCGGCTGTGTCTCTAGAATCAATACTGATGCTCAACAATTTAACAAGAAGGTCAGCTCCGCAGCAACAAATCTTCAAAAGCAACTTCCTGATCTGAAAATTGTGATTTTCGACATTTTCAAGCCAATCTATGACCTTGTCCAGTCCCCTTCAAAATCTG GCTTCGTGGAGGCAACAAGAGGTTGCTGTGGAACAGGAACTGTAGAAACAACTGTCTTTCTGTGCAATCCAAAGTCGCCTGGAACATGCTCCAATGCCTCTCAGTATGTGTTCTGGGACAGTGTTCATCCTTCTCAGGCTGCTAATCAGGTTATTGCCGATGAATTGATTGTTCAAGGATTTGCCCTTCTCTGA